AATCTTGCAGAGCTGGGCGTCTCGTATACCTTCCCCCCTGACGACCAGATCGTCAACCATAAGGATGCGTTCGTCGCGATGATGCAGGCGTTCGGGGAGAAGTACCCGGGTAAGGGGCTGCTCCTTGTCGTGGACGAACTTCTCGATTATCTCCGATCGCGCCAGGAGACCGACCTGGTGCTGGACCTCAACTTCATGCGGGAGATCGGGGAGTCGTGCCGTCTGAGCCGGTTTCGGTTTATGGCCGGAGTTCAGGAGGCCCTCTTCGATAACCCACGGTTCGAGTTTGTGGCCGATTCGATGCGGCGTGTCCAGAAACGGTTTGAGTCGGTCAGGATCTACGGTGAGGATATCGCCTACGTCGTCTCGGAGCGTCTCCTCCAGAAGACGCCTGAGCAGGAGGCGAAGATCCGTGTCCACCTGGAGCGGTTTGCACCTCTCTACGGGGATATGAACGAGCGTCTCGAGGAGTACGTGGCGCTCTTTCCGGTGCACCCCCGGTACCTGGAGACCTTCGAGAGGCTGTATATGGTGGAGAAGCGGGAGGTGCTCAAGACCGTCAGCCGCGACGTAAAACGCCTGATCGATATCGAGGTGCCAGCCGACCGTCCGGGTATTCTGTCCTACGACGGATACTGGGATACTCTCTCTGAGGATATGTCCGTCCGGACAAACCAGGATATCAGGGATATCCTTGAGAAAGGGCATATCCTTCAGAACATTCTGGAGCGCTCGTTCGAGAAGAAGCAGTATCTCGACGCTGCGGTCAGGATCATTCACGCCCTCTGCGTCCACCGCCTGACGACCGGGGATCTGAGTTCTCCGATCGGTCTGAAACCCGAGAGTCTCAGGGATGATCTCTGTCTCTATCTGGATCTCCCCGAACCTGATTCGGAGTTCCTGCTTACGACGATCGAGACGGTGCTCCGCGAGATCAGCAGGACGGTGAGCGGACAGTTCATCTCTCACAATTCTGATAACGACATGTACTATCTTGACGTCAGGAAGGACATCGATTACGACGCCAAGATCGAGGAGAAGGCGGCGACCTTAAACGAGTGGAAACTGGACCACTATTACTTCGATGCTCTGGCCCGGGTGATGAAGACCCCTGATACTACCCATATCAGCGGGTATCGGATCTGGCAGCACGAGGTCGTCTGGGCGGACAGGAAGGCGGGCCGGCCGGGGTACCTCTTCTTCGGCGCGCCGAACGAGCGGTCGACGGCCCAGCCGCCGCGAGACTTCTACATCTATTTCATCCAGCCGTTTGCTCCACCGGAGTACGACGATGAGCACCGGCCGGACGAGGTCTTCCTGAAACTGGAAAAATGGGACGACGACTTTTACACGGCACTGAAACGGTATGCGGGGGCGCGTGAGATGGCGAGCACCGCGTCGGCGACGAACCGGGGGGTGTACGAGAAGAAGGCGGATGAGCATCTGGCCGTCATGGTCCGGTGGATGCGGGAGAATGTGATGACGGCGTACCGCGTCTCCTACGCCGGCGTCGAGAAGAACCTGCTCGAATGGGCGAAGGAAGGGGCGGTCCCGACGGGCGGCGACGTGACGGTGACGATCAATGGTATCGCCGCGTACTGTCTTGCCCCGCATTTCGAGGATCTGGCGCCCGACTATCCACAGTTCTCCCAGACGATCCGGGACAGCGACCGCGACGATGCGGTGAAGGATGCGCTGACGTATCTCCGCGGTGGCCTGAAGACGCAACGGGGTGCAGCGGTGCTCGATGCGCTCGGGCTGCTGGAGGGGGAGCAGGTCAACCCGGAGGGGTCGGTGTATGCGCAGCACATTGTGACGCTTCTCCGGGAGAAGGTGGTTGGACAGGTGCTGAACCGGAGCGAGATCATCGTCGCGGAGCATAGTATCGAGTATGAGCGCCGGTTCAGGCTTGAGCCTGAGTATGTCGGGGTTCTGCTCGCAGCGCTGGTCTATCACGGCGATGTGGTGGTGGCCTACCCGGGCATGAAGATCACGGCAGCAAATCTCGACGAGATGGTGAAGAAGAGCGCACAGGATCTTGCGGCGTTTAAGCACGTGGAACTGCCGAAGGATCCCCCCATCGAGGTGCTTGCCGAGCTCTTCACGACGCTCGGCCTTACCCCGGGTCTGGTGAGGAATCCGGCAACTCACCGTGAGGCGGTTAGGCAGCTCCAGGAACGTCTGCATGCGCTTATCCCGGAGGTGGTGGAGGCGCAGCAGCGGCTGGACGGGTCGCTCCTGCTCTGGGGGCGCGACCTCTACGACGAGCAGACGAAGGAGCAGAAGAAGCGCGATCTCGGGAACCTGAAGGTGTTTTTAGAGTCGCTGCAGCGGTTCAACACCGAGGGGAAGTTGAAGAACTACAGCGGGACGAAGGCCGACGTGCGGGGGCACGCGAAGGAACTGGCGCTGATGAAAGAGATCGACGATCTCGCCCGGTTCTGCTCGAACCTTGCGCCGTTGACGGGCTATCTGTCCCAGGCCGAGATGGCGCTCCCGGACGGGAACGAATGCAGGGAGTCGCTTTCCGAGGCGAAACGCTCGATCTTTGTGCAGCTTGAGGCCGGGGAGGAGATCACGCGCTCCTTCCAGAGCGATCTCAGGCGGGAGCTTGAGAGCATGAAGAAGCGCTACATCAAAGAGTACTTCCGTCTCCACCGGCAGGCCCGCCTGAGCCGTGAGGAGGACGAGCGGAAGAGGAAGTTGAAGGCCGATCCGCGGCTTATCGCCCTCCGTGCGCTCTCAAGCATCGAGCTCATGCCGAAACAGTCCCTGACCACGTTTGATACGGCCCTGCTGAAACTGCAACCGTGTTTTGCGCTCACGGAGAAGGACCTTGAGAAGGAGCCGGTCTGTCCGCACTGCTCGTTCAGACCAAGGGACGATGAGGGGGCGCCCTCTCCTGGCACCGTGCTCGAACAACTGGATGATCTTCTTGATGGGATCCATACGGCGTGGACCCGCATGCTGGTCGAGAACCTGGACGATCCGACGGTGCGGGCGAACCTTGAACTGCTGAAACCGAAGGACCGGACGCTTGTGGCGGAGTTCCGCGAGCGGGGGACGCTTCCGGAGACGGTCCCGGCGGACCTGGTACGGGCGCTCCAGGAGGCGCTTTCGGGGCTGGTGAAGGTGACGATTCAGGTCGAGGATCTGCGGCGTGCCCTGATGGCAAGCGGGTCGGCGTGTTCGGTGGATGAGATCGAGAAGCGGTTTGAGGATTACGTTGCGAGTCTGGTGAAGGACAAAGACGAGAGAAAGGTGCGCCTGGTGGTGGAGTAATATGACTGACTATAAACTGACAGAGGAGCGGCTCGACGCCGTTCGCAAGGTCGAGGGGTTCCCCCGCGGGAAGGATAAGGACATCATTGCGCTCTCTGATCCGCCGTATTACACGGCCTGCCCGAACCCCTGGATCGGGGAGTTCATCGAGAAGCACGGCCGGCCGTTCGATCCCGAAGAGAAGTACGACTGCGAGCCGTTTGCGGCGGACGTGAGCGAGGGGAAGAACGATCCGATCTACAACGCTCATTCCTACCACACGAAGGTGCCGCACAAGGCGATCATGCGCTACATTCTCCACTACACGAAACCCGGCGACATCGTCTTCGACGGGTTCTGCGGGACCGGGATGACCGGGGTGGCGGCGCAGATGTGCGGCAACCCTGATGCGGAGTTCAAGGAGAAGGTCGAGCGGGAGATGCCCGACGTGGTGTGGGGGGCCCGGCGGGCGATCCTCTGCGATCTCTCGCCGGCGGCGACCTTCATCGCCTACAACTACAACAACCCGGTGGACCCGGCGGCCTTCGAGCGGGAGGCGAAAGCGATCCTTGCCGAGGTGGAGAAGGAATGCGGCTGGATGTACGAGACCGACCACGTTGTGGACGGGAAGGTCCAGGTCAGGAAGGACGTGGACGGCACCACGACGCCGGTGAAAGGACGGATCAACTACACGGTCTGGAGCGACGTCTTCGTCTGCCCGTCGTGCTCTGAGGAGATCGTCTTCTGGGAGGCGGCGGTGGACCATGCCAATGGGAAGGTCCGCGATGAGTTCCCCTGCCCGCACTGTGGTGCGACGACGACCAAGCGCTCCCTCGAACGGGCATGGGAGTACGTCCACGACGAGGCCCTCCGCGAGACGGTCCGCCGGGCAAAGCAGGTGCCGGTGCTGATCAACTACTCGGTCGGGAAGAAGCGGTTTGAGAAGGTGCCGGATGCGGCTGATCTCGACCTGCTCGACCGGATCGAGATGAAGGCGATTCCGTACTGGTATCCGACGGATGAGTTGCCTGATGGGTACAATACGGAACAGCCAAAGAAGTCCCACGGCGTCACCCATGTGCATCAGTTCTATACTAAGAGAAATCTGTGGGTGCTTGCATCCTTTATCAGTAAAGCGTTCGATAGGCGTTTAGAACCAGAATTGTTTTTATTATCATCCTTGCATCTCCATGTAAACAGAATGCGTCGATATCAACCCGTGAAGCCGGGTGGAACCCCAGGTTTACCAGGTACTCTGTATATATCAGCGATATCAGTTGAATTGCCAATCTTCGATGTCTATCCAAGAAAGCTTAGAGATGTAAAGAAGGCGTTTGATAATCGGAGTAATGGCAATGTGATTGTTAATACCTGCTCGGGTTCATCTCTACCACATATCCCTGATTGTTCAATCGACTACATCTTCACCGATCCCCCCTTCGGCGGCAACCTGATGTACTCCGAACTGAACTTCCTCTGGGAGGCGTGGCTCCGGGTCTTCACGAACAACCAATCCGAAGCGATCGTTAACGACGTCCAGCACAAGGCGCTCCCCGAGTATCAGGCGCTGATGGAGCAGTGCTTTGCAGAGAACTACCGCATCTTGAAGCCCGGACGCTGGATGACCGTGGAGTTCCACAACTCCCAGAACAAGGTCTGGATGGCGATCCAGCAGGCGCTGACGCGGGCCGGTTTCGTCATCGCCGACGTCCGCGTCCTCGACAAGAAGCAGGGCACTTTCAAGCAGGTCACCACCACGAGCGCCGTCAAGCAGGACCTCATCATCTCCGCCTACAAGCCAAACGGCGGTCTTGAAGAGCAATTCAAACTCACCGCCGGCACCGAGGAGGGCGTCTGGGACTTTGTCCGCCAGCACCTGAAACATCTCCCGGTCGCCCCGGAGAAGGACGGCGTCCTCCAGTACGTCCCGGAGCGGCAGAAGCACCTCCTCTACGACCGCATGGTCGCCTTCCACGTCCAGCGCGGGATCATCGTCCCCATCTCCGCCCCGGACTTCTACTTCGGGCTCTACCAGCGCTTCCCCGAACGCGACGGCATGTACTTCCTCCCCGACCAGGTCCCCCGCTACGAGCAGAAACGCCTCGTTGCCGACCGCGTCGAGCAGATGAGCCTCTTCGTCCACGACGAGAAGAGCGCCATCCAGTGGCTGAGGCAGCACCTCACCGCCGCCCCGAAGACCTACCAGGAGATCCAGCCCGCCTTCATGATCGAGAGCCGGAACACCGACAAGCACGAATCCCTCCCGGAACTCGGTGACCTCCTCGAACAGAACTTCCTCAAGGACAAGGACGGCCGGTGGTACGTCCCCGACCCCAACAAGGAGTCGGACCTCGAAAAGATCCGGGAGAAGGCCCTGCTCAAAGAGTTCGCCGCCTACCTCGCCACATCCGGCAAACTCAAGACCTTCAGAACCGAGGCCGTCAGGGCCGGATTCAAGCAATGCTGGTCGGAACGCGACTACGCAACCATCATCCGGACCGGCGACCGTCTCCCGGCGAGCATCCTTCAGGAAGACGACGTCCTCCTGATGTACTACGACAACGCCCGGACGCGGCAGGGGCAGACCGAACATGGAAGAGGTACAGGTCGGCAGGTGGCTCTGGAGCTCTGAGTACAGAGAACCCGTCCAGGTGATCGAGACCCAGCAGATCTGGGGCACGACCACCTGCCGGTTCTGGGTCCCGAGCGCAAACACCGTGGCCGTCGGAGATGCATCCTCCTGCACCCCCCTCGACCAGGCCCCGCCCCTGGAGAAAGACGAGGTGACCGCACGCGCAGCAGCCGGGCGGATACTCGACCACCTCGCAAAAACACCGCTCCTCGCCCCCCTCTTCTCCCCCGTCACCCCGCTCCCCCACCAGGTCGCCGCCCTCGCCCGGGCCTGCAGCCGCGACCCCGTCCGCTGCCTCCTCGCCGACGAAGTCGGGCTCGGCAAGACCATCGAGGCCGGCCTCATCATCAAAGAACTCACCCTCCGGAACCGGGCCGCCCGCATCCTCATCGTCGCCCCGAGAGGCCTCGTCACCCAGTGGGTCGCCGAGATGGAGACGCACTTCGGCGAGACCTTCACCCTCCTCGACCCCGCAAGCACCGACCCCTCCCTCTGGCGACGGATCGACCGGGCCATCGTCTCAATCGACGCCATCAAACCCCTCAAACAGCGGCGAGGCTGGACGCCGGCACGACTACATCAGCACAACCAGGACCGGTTCCACGCCGTCACAAAGGCCGGATGGGACCTCATCATCGTCGACGAGGCCCACAAACTCGCCGGCACCAACCGGCAGGTCGCCCGCCACACCCTCGGCCGCGCCCTCGCCCGGTCGGCAAGGCACCTCCTCCTCCTCTCTGCCACCCCGCACCAGGGCAAGACCGACGCTTTCATGCGGCTCATGAGCCTCCTCGACCCGACAACCTTCCGGGAAGACGGCCCGGTCAACCGCGACGACCTCCAGCCCTACATCATCAGGACCGAGAAACGGAGCGCCATCGGCACCGACGGCACCCCCCTCTTCAGACCCCGGCAGACCCAGATCGTCAGGGTCGAGTGGAGCGGCGAGCACCGCCTCCAGGCCGAACTCTACGACGCCGTCACCGACTACGTCCGCACCGGCTACAACCACGCTCTTGCCGAGAAGAGGAATTACATCGGCTTTCTCATGGTTCTCATGCAGCGCCTCGTCTCCAGCAGCACCCGCTCCATCCGCACCACCCTCGAAAAACGTCTCGCTATCCTCGAAGAGACCCTCCCCCCGACGCCCGCCGACGGCCCCACGGGCGACGACTGGTGGGACCTGGAGCCCGAAGAGCAGATCGACGAGGCCATCCGTGCCGAGCGCTCCTCACACCAGACGGAGACGACACAGGTCCGCCTCCTCCTCGACCTCGCTCGCCGGTGCGAGGCCGCCCGCCCCGACGCAAAGGTCGAACGCCTCGTCGACCTCATCCACTCCCGTTGCGGCGAAGAGAACGACCCCGACCTCAAGTTCCTCATCTTCACCGAGTTCGTCCCGACCCAGCAGATGCTCGCCGAATACCTCACCGCACGAGGATTTTCCGTCGTCTGCCTCAACGGCTCGATGGACATGGACGAGCGCCGCAGGACCCAGCAGGCCTTCGCAACCGACGCCCAGGTCATGATCTCCACCGAGGCCGGGGGCGAAGGCCTCAACCTCCAGTTCTGTCATATCGCCATCAACTACGACCTGCCCTGGAACCCCATGCGGATCGAGCAGCGCATCGGCCGGGTCGACCGGATCGGCCAGACCCACGACGTCATGGTCTACAACATGGTCTTCTCCGACACCGTCGAGCAACGGGTCCACGAAGTCCTCCTCGAAAAACTCCTCGTCATCTTAAACGACCTTGGATTCGACAAATTCAGCGACGTCCTCGACTCCAGCGAGGCGGAACGGGGATTCGAGGACCTCTTCATCCGGGCGATCCTCGACCCCGAGAACACCGACCGCTACCTCGACACCTTCATCGCATCGGTCCAGGAGCAGGCACGACAGGAACGCCAGACGCTCTCGTCCCTCCTCGACCAGCCCATCCTCTCCGCCGGCGACGTCAGGGACTACCTCCACTCGCCCCTCCCCGCGCTCACCGAACACCTCGTCGTCTCGGCTATCAGGGCCCGGGGCGGCGAGGTGACACGCGGCATGCAGGGTTTCGACCTCAGGTGGCCCGACGGCCACCGCCAGGCCGGCATCGTCTTCGCCCCTCCCGGCGACGAGACCGACCTCACCCTCCTCACCGTTGCCGACCCCGCCGTGAGCGCCCTCCTCACCCGCATAGCCGTTGCCTCACCGGACCAACCCATCCCCACCGTCCGGATTCCCGACCTCCCCCACGAGGTCAGGGGGCTCTGGTCACTCTGGAAACTCTCCGTCTCCGGCACATCAGGCCCCTCCCTCATTGCCGTCTCCTACTTCATCACCGAGACCGGCCGCTCCTTCCCTGTCGCCGGGAGGCAGATCTGGGACGCCCTTGCCCGGGGCGCCTACTCGATCACCGGCATATCGACCGCTGATCCGGCACTCTGCGACCGGAGCAGGAGTGGCGCCGCCGATACCAGCCGGGAGATCGGATTGAACGGAATCCCGGCGATCTATCCAATCCTCTTTCTCCGGGTGGAGGGCGGCCATGACTGAATGGCAGGACCAGATCCTCACCCGGATCCGCCTCGCAGGCACCCCCCTCGTCGTGGTGCTCGACCCCGACCGGATCCTCCTTGAAGAGCGGATCGTCCAGGCACTTCGGGCCGACGGGTTCGACCTGCTCACCTACACCGACCCAGTTGCCTTCCGGCACACCTACGAGACCGGCTACCGCACACCCCGGGACAACGGCGAAGAGACACCCCGCCTCATCGTCAGGTTCACCCATACCCACCGGGAATCAAAATCAGTCCCCTACGACCTTCTCGAAAAGAGCGAGTGTATCCGGATTACCCTTGCCGATCTCTTCCCGGGCCTCGACTACCGGACCGTCCAGGCCCTCGGTTCCCGGCACTACGACGCCCTCTATGAGGCCGCGCAAGCCCTCCGCGGCAAACGGCTCGGCAGGAACCAGACCGCCCGGTTCATCCTCGACAAGGTCTTCTCCATACGGCAAGACGAGATCAGAACACTCGCCGACCTCATCGCCCTCTTCTGCCGGATCCACTACTCCCACCAGACCGTCCCGGGCGTCCTCGTCGATCACTGTCTGGAGACCTGGGCCGGTCGGCAATATCATCCCGGGCTCCCGGATATCAGAAGTCTCTTTGAGCGCGGGGCCTTCATGGCGTACCTCCAGGACGAATGGGCCAGGTACATCAGCGGCGGCGAACCGGCACCGACCGTTCCCTTCGACGAAGACCGGATCCGGCTTTACATCGACACCTTCTTCCTCGAAGGCGCATTAAGACCCCTCGCTGCACCTCCATCCGTCCAGGTCCCGAAATGGGCGCATTGCGGCATCATCCGCGACCATGACGCCGAACAGGTGTACCGTCTGAGATCCCTCCTCAACCGAATCCAGGAGAACCTTCCCGGCCCGGATGCCAGGCTCGACGACTGGAAAGAGTGCGCACGGCTCTGGGCCGAGGCGGTGACGCTCTTCTCCGGGCCATCATCGTCGGCGCTCAACGAGGTCAGGCCCCGGTACCAAGCGCTCCACCGGGAGATCGAGACCGCCTTCGGGGAATGGATCCTCGCCACCTTCCCGACCCTTCCCGACCGCCCCTACCTCCCTGCCCCGGTCATGGTGCACCAGATCCCCCACTATCTCGCCCACCGGGGGGGCGACCACATCGCCCTCATCGTCATGGACGGCATGGCCCTCGATCAATGGCTCATCATCAAGGAGATGCTCGGCGACGAGTTCTTCTATACCGACGATCTCGTCTGTGCCTGGGTCCCGACCCTCACCTCAATCTCGCGCCGGTCCCTCTTTGCTGGCGAGAAGCCTTCGCTCGTATCAGGGGTGAACGGAACCACCCGGAATGAAGAGACCCTCTGGCGCACCTTCTGGCACAACCAGGGGAGATCGGAGAGGTCC
The Methanoculleus thermophilus DNA segment above includes these coding regions:
- a CDS encoding DUF6079 family protein translates to MKYGELVQFDPIEDVVQLREADDRLEAERLVRTYVISDGMAEKITSGLIPYLELNTTLDKKGLLIVGNYGTGKSHLMSVISAIAEHADLAAGVGNDAIRESSKSIAGQFVVIRTEIGAVRQSLRDIVCGELQRNLAELGVSYTFPPDDQIVNHKDAFVAMMQAFGEKYPGKGLLLVVDELLDYLRSRQETDLVLDLNFMREIGESCRLSRFRFMAGVQEALFDNPRFEFVADSMRRVQKRFESVRIYGEDIAYVVSERLLQKTPEQEAKIRVHLERFAPLYGDMNERLEEYVALFPVHPRYLETFERLYMVEKREVLKTVSRDVKRLIDIEVPADRPGILSYDGYWDTLSEDMSVRTNQDIRDILEKGHILQNILERSFEKKQYLDAAVRIIHALCVHRLTTGDLSSPIGLKPESLRDDLCLYLDLPEPDSEFLLTTIETVLREISRTVSGQFISHNSDNDMYYLDVRKDIDYDAKIEEKAATLNEWKLDHYYFDALARVMKTPDTTHISGYRIWQHEVVWADRKAGRPGYLFFGAPNERSTAQPPRDFYIYFIQPFAPPEYDDEHRPDEVFLKLEKWDDDFYTALKRYAGAREMASTASATNRGVYEKKADEHLAVMVRWMRENVMTAYRVSYAGVEKNLLEWAKEGAVPTGGDVTVTINGIAAYCLAPHFEDLAPDYPQFSQTIRDSDRDDAVKDALTYLRGGLKTQRGAAVLDALGLLEGEQVNPEGSVYAQHIVTLLREKVVGQVLNRSEIIVAEHSIEYERRFRLEPEYVGVLLAALVYHGDVVVAYPGMKITAANLDEMVKKSAQDLAAFKHVELPKDPPIEVLAELFTTLGLTPGLVRNPATHREAVRQLQERLHALIPEVVEAQQRLDGSLLLWGRDLYDEQTKEQKKRDLGNLKVFLESLQRFNTEGKLKNYSGTKADVRGHAKELALMKEIDDLARFCSNLAPLTGYLSQAEMALPDGNECRESLSEAKRSIFVQLEAGEEITRSFQSDLRRELESMKKRYIKEYFRLHRQARLSREEDERKRKLKADPRLIALRALSSIELMPKQSLTTFDTALLKLQPCFALTEKDLEKEPVCPHCSFRPRDDEGAPSPGTVLEQLDDLLDGIHTAWTRMLVENLDDPTVRANLELLKPKDRTLVAEFRERGTLPETVPADLVRALQEALSGLVKVTIQVEDLRRALMASGSACSVDEIEKRFEDYVASLVKDKDERKVRLVVE
- the pglZ gene encoding BREX-3 system phosphatase PglZ, whose protein sequence is MTEWQDQILTRIRLAGTPLVVVLDPDRILLEERIVQALRADGFDLLTYTDPVAFRHTYETGYRTPRDNGEETPRLIVRFTHTHRESKSVPYDLLEKSECIRITLADLFPGLDYRTVQALGSRHYDALYEAAQALRGKRLGRNQTARFILDKVFSIRQDEIRTLADLIALFCRIHYSHQTVPGVLVDHCLETWAGRQYHPGLPDIRSLFERGAFMAYLQDEWARYISGGEPAPTVPFDEDRIRLYIDTFFLEGALRPLAAPPSVQVPKWAHCGIIRDHDAEQVYRLRSLLNRIQENLPGPDARLDDWKECARLWAEAVTLFSGPSSSALNEVRPRYQALHREIETAFGEWILATFPTLPDRPYLPAPVMVHQIPHYLAHRGGDHIALIVMDGMALDQWLIIKEMLGDEFFYTDDLVCAWVPTLTSISRRSLFAGEKPSLVSGVNGTTRNEETLWRTFWHNQGRSERSIGYSRGNTLSSFAEVDELVHDATPAIAGFVINTIDNLIHNTTMGMPQMHDGIRRWMETGTLRRFVTRLLDRDYRVYITADHGNVCASGVGAPRQGDLVEETSLRARVYHHASFAGEAHAAFPKDSCVWPSQYLGTGHAVLLAGGLSAFSPPGTEVVSHGSIALEEVFVPFIEIRSTQ
- a CDS encoding DNA methyltransferase, which translates into the protein MTDYKLTEERLDAVRKVEGFPRGKDKDIIALSDPPYYTACPNPWIGEFIEKHGRPFDPEEKYDCEPFAADVSEGKNDPIYNAHSYHTKVPHKAIMRYILHYTKPGDIVFDGFCGTGMTGVAAQMCGNPDAEFKEKVEREMPDVVWGARRAILCDLSPAATFIAYNYNNPVDPAAFEREAKAILAEVEKECGWMYETDHVVDGKVQVRKDVDGTTTPVKGRINYTVWSDVFVCPSCSEEIVFWEAAVDHANGKVRDEFPCPHCGATTTKRSLERAWEYVHDEALRETVRRAKQVPVLINYSVGKKRFEKVPDAADLDLLDRIEMKAIPYWYPTDELPDGYNTEQPKKSHGVTHVHQFYTKRNLWVLASFISKAFDRRLEPELFLLSSLHLHVNRMRRYQPVKPGGTPGLPGTLYISAISVELPIFDVYPRKLRDVKKAFDNRSNGNVIVNTCSGSSLPHIPDCSIDYIFTDPPFGGNLMYSELNFLWEAWLRVFTNNQSEAIVNDVQHKALPEYQALMEQCFAENYRILKPGRWMTVEFHNSQNKVWMAIQQALTRAGFVIADVRVLDKKQGTFKQVTTTSAVKQDLIISAYKPNGGLEEQFKLTAGTEEGVWDFVRQHLKHLPVAPEKDGVLQYVPERQKHLLYDRMVAFHVQRGIIVPISAPDFYFGLYQRFPERDGMYFLPDQVPRYEQKRLVADRVEQMSLFVHDEKSAIQWLRQHLTAAPKTYQEIQPAFMIESRNTDKHESLPELGDLLEQNFLKDKDGRWYVPDPNKESDLEKIREKALLKEFAAYLATSGKLKTFRTEAVRAGFKQCWSERDYATIIRTGDRLPASILQEDDVLLMYYDNARTRQGQTEHGRGTGRQVALEL
- a CDS encoding DEAD/DEAH box helicase — translated: MEEVQVGRWLWSSEYREPVQVIETQQIWGTTTCRFWVPSANTVAVGDASSCTPLDQAPPLEKDEVTARAAAGRILDHLAKTPLLAPLFSPVTPLPHQVAALARACSRDPVRCLLADEVGLGKTIEAGLIIKELTLRNRAARILIVAPRGLVTQWVAEMETHFGETFTLLDPASTDPSLWRRIDRAIVSIDAIKPLKQRRGWTPARLHQHNQDRFHAVTKAGWDLIIVDEAHKLAGTNRQVARHTLGRALARSARHLLLLSATPHQGKTDAFMRLMSLLDPTTFREDGPVNRDDLQPYIIRTEKRSAIGTDGTPLFRPRQTQIVRVEWSGEHRLQAELYDAVTDYVRTGYNHALAEKRNYIGFLMVLMQRLVSSSTRSIRTTLEKRLAILEETLPPTPADGPTGDDWWDLEPEEQIDEAIRAERSSHQTETTQVRLLLDLARRCEAARPDAKVERLVDLIHSRCGEENDPDLKFLIFTEFVPTQQMLAEYLTARGFSVVCLNGSMDMDERRRTQQAFATDAQVMISTEAGGEGLNLQFCHIAINYDLPWNPMRIEQRIGRVDRIGQTHDVMVYNMVFSDTVEQRVHEVLLEKLLVILNDLGFDKFSDVLDSSEAERGFEDLFIRAILDPENTDRYLDTFIASVQEQARQERQTLSSLLDQPILSAGDVRDYLHSPLPALTEHLVVSAIRARGGEVTRGMQGFDLRWPDGHRQAGIVFAPPGDETDLTLLTVADPAVSALLTRIAVASPDQPIPTVRIPDLPHEVRGLWSLWKLSVSGTSGPSLIAVSYFITETGRSFPVAGRQIWDALARGAYSITGISTADPALCDRSRSGAADTSREIGLNGIPAIYPILFLRVEGGHD